The Verrucomicrobiota bacterium genome window below encodes:
- a CDS encoding septum formation initiator family protein, with protein sequence MAGNSRNRTQSKLHLIRPGEGVVNFMELLTKAVVLSIAAAVIVLTFVIFAPIIKNVHTYQQTVDNKKLILSSEIEKMKLLTREVELLRTDRDYNERVAREKLGLAKPNETIFRFPPLGQKQTARVIEGPTASAAR encoded by the coding sequence ATGGCGGGAAATTCTAGAAATAGGACTCAATCCAAACTGCACCTCATCCGTCCGGGTGAGGGTGTGGTTAATTTTATGGAACTGCTGACAAAAGCAGTGGTTCTATCCATTGCTGCTGCCGTGATTGTTTTAACGTTTGTGATCTTTGCACCAATCATCAAAAATGTGCATACCTACCAACAAACTGTGGATAATAAGAAACTCATTCTTTCGTCGGAAATAGAGAAAATGAAGCTTCTAACCCGTGAAGTAGAGCTTTTGCGCACGGACCGGGATTATAATGAGCGAGTGGCCCGGGAAAAATTAGGTTTGGCCAAGCCAAATGAAACCATCTTTCGTTTCCCCCCTTTAGGGCAAAAACAGACAGCCCGTGTGATTGAAGGTCCTACCGCCAGTGCCGCCCGCTAG